TCAGGCCGACAAGGCGAAAGCCTCGTACAAGGACGGTATCCTGGAACTCACCTTGCCCAAGTCCGAAAAGGCCAAAGTCCGGGAGATTACCATCCAGACCGAATAGACAGTCGCGCACGAAGCGGCCCGCGGTTGCGGGCCGCTTGCTTTTCTCAGGCTCGTGCTTATACTTGCCGTCTCGAGACCATGGCTCTGCATAAGATCGGCCAGTTTTTCGCACGCCTCTTCCGGGAATGGGGCCCGGTCATCATTGCCGTACTGCTTATCCGTTCTTTTCTCGTCGAGTCGTTCATGGTGCCGACCGGCTCGATGCTCAACACCATCGCCATCGGCGACTTCATGCTCGTCAACAAGTTCATTTACGGTGTGAAACTCCCATTTACTCACCGGACGCTTGTACCGGTCTCAAATCCCCGCCGCGGTGACATTGTCGTCTTCCGCTTCCCCCAGGACCCTGATGAGCCAGAGCCAAGGGAGCGCTACGCCCGCATCTTTCCGCGCTGGCTCCCCCTGCTCCCGGTCTTCTGGGACCGTCAAGCCCATTTCTTCAAGTGGTACATCCCCCCGAATTTTGTCAAGCGCTGCGTCGCGGTAGCTGGCGACACGGTTGAATACCGCGGCAAGCAACTCTACATCAACGGTCGGCTCCAGTTCGAACCCTACGTCGTGCACGCCGACCAGCGACGCCTACGCGGGCTCTCAGTGTCATCCGATAGCTTCCAACGGCTCTGGGAAGCTGACCGTTTCTACCGCACCGAACTATCACCCTATGTCCGGGATGAATTCGGTCCGGTCGTGGTACCCCCTGGTCACATCTTTGCGATGGGCGATAATCGCGACAACTCCGAGGACTGCCGATTCTGGGGCCCATTGCCGCTTGCCTACCTACGCGGCCGGCCATTGACGCTCTATTTCTCCTCGTCCGCGGTGTCAAACCCACCCAGCATACCAAAGATAGTTCTTTCACCTTGGGCGATTCGGGCTGACCGCATCGGCCGCATTGTCCGCTGACGCCCTAAGGCTACACAGATTTCAGACCGCAATCAGAAAGATGCACCATTTACTACATCACCGTGTACCAACGACCAGCGGGCCCGCACACCGCGGGCCCGCTCTGAAGGAACTCGTGCCTGGTGCTACCAGGCCGAAGCCTTGCCGCTGTTGTGCGCGTCCTTCTGCCACTTAGGCCACGGCGCGGACATCAACGGCCGCTCAGGATAGCCGGCAACGCAGTACATCACGTCGGCACCGATTAGGACCACGTCGCCGTTAGAAAGAATTGCGGGCTGCCCTTCAAAGAAGTCCGGCTTGCCCCGGCGGGCCTTCTTGCCGGGGCCATAGGGAATGCAATCACACGACCAGATGAGATAGCCGTCGGACTGACGCAGACAGTACAGAATATCGTCTGAGTCCTGGTAGTACACGTAGTCACCAGCAAGAATCGGACTCGTGACGATCTCTGCAGTACCGTACTGCTTGAACCAGTTCTGACTGCCAGTTGCCGGATTCAGACAGTACAGTTTGCCCGAGCCGGTGGCAACGAACAGCGCGCTCGGACTGATTACGACACGATATGCCTCACCGTCCAGGGCAACGTTCCACTTGACGGTTCCGTCTTGATTTACCGCGAACAGACGACCCGAGCTTGTGCCACAGTAAATCGTGCCGTCTGAGCCGATTGCCGGACTGTGGATGTCGCTGTTTGACTGAAGTGTCTTGACCCAGACCGGGCTGGCAAGATTAGGTGGCATCTTGTATAGCTGGCCGGAACCGGTGCCAATATAAACGTAGCCGCCAGCGTCAATTACCGGTGCATCCACCATTCCTGGTATGTAATAGGCCGCTTCGAACCTTCCGGTTGTGCCCAGGTCGGTGAAATAGTACAGACTGTCGTTCTCACTTGGCACGTAAATCTTGTTTCCATTGATTGCCGCGGTACCCCAAGCGACATAGGTGAGTGAGTCCTCATGCGTGTGGCCAGGCCAGTGCCAGTCTTTTGCCAGACTCGGTTTGAAGGCGTACAGTTCGCCGTCCGAATTACCGATGATTAGGTGCCTGGTGGCCGCACAGTACGCCGGGTGGCCTTCGAACTCATTCTCCTCTTCGGGCTGGACCGGTGAGCCGGAGCGCCGGCGCTTGCCGTCCGGGTCAATGCCGTAAACCTTGCCGTCATCTGCAGTGATGACGATATATTCCTTGCCCTCGTCAATGATGACCGCGGCCGACGTCGTGGCAATGTACTGGTTCTCATCATCGGTCCACCACCACCACTTGACACCGCCGGCAAGGCCGACTACGACCTGAACTGGGTCGGACCATGGCCCCGGGGTCTTGTGGACATCCCGGGCCCGACACCTGACGGAAACAGTTTCGAGCTTCGTGTAGGTGTGGGTATCGCGCCATACCGTGTTGCCGGGCAGGAATCCAACCAAGGTGTCGCTCCAGACGCTCTGCTTGCCGTCGCCCCAGTCAAACTGGTACCCGACGTCATTACCATCCGGGTCAGTTGTCACAGCCGAGAAATAGGCAACCACGTTCTTGACCGCAACAAGCGGTGCATCAATTTCCGGTGGCAGCGGTGGACTGTTGGGCAGAACCCTTATCGTTGCTTCCTCAGACCAGTCTGATGCCTTGGTTGCATCGTCGTTCAGTATCGCCAGCGCCTTGACTTTGTAATGACCGGTATCAGACCAGGCGTGGTAGACTGAAGCCTTGGCACCGGAGGCGAAACTCGCCACAGTCGTGTCCTGCTTGCCGTCACCCCAATTCATCACGTAGCGGACTTCCTTGCTCTGGGCTTGGGTTGTGGTTACCTCGAACCTGGCCGGTGCACCCTGCCAAGTTGAGTCCGGGCCGACCGGCTTGCCCGGTGTTTCCGGCGGAGTCAGCTTCTTGCACAGCGAGCCGGATACGACCAGGAACAAGACTAGGCACAGCGCAACAGTGGTGCTGAGTTTCTTCCAGTTCATTTCTCCTCCTAGGGAATCATGCAGGGATGACAGGACTACCGGGTCACGACCGGGCCGTGGAACTTGCCCCGTGCCGGCAGGCGACAAGTGCCTCCCTTGCCGTCCTCGAAATAGAAATAGTAGTTGTGGTAAGGACTGATGTGAAGATTTGTGCGGAAAACGTAAATGCCGTAATAGGGTTTAGTTGCGGCGAGCCGCATCGGGTGCGGAATATCGTCAATATAGATGAGCGCAACCGCGGGCGGGTCAAAGTCCTTGTCTTCGTACTCGACGGTGTAGGAGTACCTTGTGAGATGGGAGCCAGCCGGCGGAATGACCTTCGGATACCGCAGCTCAGGCGGGGAGTTGGGCAGCTTCTGGACTTCCGGACCGCGCAGGAACCCGTAACGCGGATGAGTGATGCAGTCACCGTTGCCGTCCCTGGCCACGAAGTAGTATGCATGAGGCCCA
This window of the candidate division WOR-3 bacterium genome carries:
- the lepB gene encoding signal peptidase I gives rise to the protein MALHKIGQFFARLFREWGPVIIAVLLIRSFLVESFMVPTGSMLNTIAIGDFMLVNKFIYGVKLPFTHRTLVPVSNPRRGDIVVFRFPQDPDEPEPRERYARIFPRWLPLLPVFWDRQAHFFKWYIPPNFVKRCVAVAGDTVEYRGKQLYINGRLQFEPYVVHADQRRLRGLSVSSDSFQRLWEADRFYRTELSPYVRDEFGPVVVPPGHIFAMGDNRDNSEDCRFWGPLPLAYLRGRPLTLYFSSSAVSNPPSIPKIVLSPWAIRADRIGRIVR
- a CDS encoding PQQ-binding-like beta-propeller repeat protein, whose amino-acid sequence is MNWKKLSTTVALCLVLFLVVSGSLCKKLTPPETPGKPVGPDSTWQGAPARFEVTTTQAQSKEVRYVMNWGDGKQDTTVASFASGAKASVYHAWSDTGHYKVKALAILNDDATKASDWSEEATIRVLPNSPPLPPEIDAPLVAVKNVVAYFSAVTTDPDGNDVGYQFDWGDGKQSVWSDTLVGFLPGNTVWRDTHTYTKLETVSVRCRARDVHKTPGPWSDPVQVVVGLAGGVKWWWWTDDENQYIATTSAAVIIDEGKEYIVITADDGKVYGIDPDGKRRRSGSPVQPEEENEFEGHPAYCAATRHLIIGNSDGELYAFKPSLAKDWHWPGHTHEDSLTYVAWGTAAINGNKIYVPSENDSLYYFTDLGTTGRFEAAYYIPGMVDAPVIDAGGYVYIGTGSGQLYKMPPNLASPVWVKTLQSNSDIHSPAIGSDGTIYCGTSSGRLFAVNQDGTVKWNVALDGEAYRVVISPSALFVATGSGKLYCLNPATGSQNWFKQYGTAEIVTSPILAGDYVYYQDSDDILYCLRQSDGYLIWSCDCIPYGPGKKARRGKPDFFEGQPAILSNGDVVLIGADVMYCVAGYPERPLMSAPWPKWQKDAHNSGKASAW